Proteins found in one Mycobacterium branderi genomic segment:
- a CDS encoding alpha/beta hydrolase family protein translates to MITADIAVDVTAACALERSLRVVATLFLPPPQNLASGQPVVFAVPGGGYSRGYYDMHFAGHAGYSQAEHHVERGLVFVAIDHLSVGQSSPDVAESVRIEDIAAANDFAVKVVIERLRSGTAVAGYPGVDVGARIGIGQSMGGGVSVIMAARHHTYDAVAVLGYSAIHTVLPMPKHDETVRTSEFFDYSRTTAPDELSLAEASAHVPEFLYPFFWEDVPADIVEADTCGGYPIRTSAPPFGSATLPTCAVAMLSPGYIKAEAAELDVPVFIGFGERDTAPEPRREPTAYPHSTDITLFICERMAHMHNFASTRGQLWNRLAKWCHSVG, encoded by the coding sequence GATGTGACGGCGGCCTGCGCGCTGGAGCGGTCGCTGCGTGTGGTGGCGACACTGTTCCTCCCGCCGCCGCAAAACCTGGCCAGCGGCCAGCCGGTGGTATTCGCCGTGCCCGGCGGTGGATACTCGCGCGGCTATTACGACATGCACTTCGCCGGGCATGCCGGCTACTCCCAGGCCGAACATCATGTCGAGCGCGGCCTGGTGTTTGTGGCGATCGACCACCTGAGCGTCGGGCAGAGCAGCCCCGATGTTGCCGAATCGGTACGCATCGAAGACATCGCCGCCGCAAACGATTTCGCGGTGAAAGTCGTCATCGAGCGGTTGCGCAGCGGCACGGCGGTGGCGGGATATCCCGGCGTTGATGTGGGCGCCCGGATCGGTATCGGCCAGTCCATGGGCGGTGGGGTATCTGTCATCATGGCCGCTCGTCACCACACCTACGACGCGGTCGCCGTGCTGGGCTACAGCGCCATTCACACTGTGCTGCCAATGCCCAAGCACGACGAAACGGTCCGTACCTCTGAATTTTTCGATTATTCACGAACCACCGCCCCCGACGAGCTGTCCCTCGCCGAGGCCTCGGCTCACGTCCCCGAATTCCTCTACCCGTTCTTCTGGGAGGACGTGCCCGCCGACATCGTCGAGGCCGACACCTGCGGCGGGTATCCGATCCGTACCAGCGCCCCACCGTTCGGCAGCGCGACGCTGCCCACCTGCGCGGTCGCGATGCTCTCACCGGGCTACATCAAGGCCGAGGCCGCCGAGCTCGATGTGCCCGTCTTCATCGGGTTCGGTGAACGCGACACAGCACCGGAACCGCGCCGTGAGCCCACCGCCTACCCGCATTCGACGGACATCACGCTATTCATCTGCGAGCGTATGGCGCACATGCACAACTTCGCGTCGACCCGAGGCCAACTCTGGAACCGGCTTGCGAAGTGGTGCCATTCGGTCGGCTGA
- a CDS encoding type II toxin-antitoxin system Phd/YefM family antitoxin, translating into MGHTDTTAGEAGKVRVLPIEQVNDDRIPVEIISQRGNAVVMRADDHSAWVETAYLFRSPASARRLLEVEDAFQRGDLLKPDLDHGEQIPMACSSLGA; encoded by the coding sequence ATCGGCCATACTGATACAACTGCCGGTGAGGCCGGCAAGGTACGGGTTCTACCTATCGAGCAGGTCAACGACGACCGCATCCCGGTCGAAATTATCTCGCAGCGAGGCAATGCCGTGGTGATGCGTGCCGACGACCACTCCGCCTGGGTGGAGACGGCATACCTCTTCAGGTCACCGGCCAGTGCACGTCGTCTACTGGAAGTTGAGGACGCGTTCCAACGCGGAGATCTTCTCAAGCCGGATCTCGATCACGGCGAACAAATCCCCATGGCATGCTCTTCCCTTGGCGCTTAG
- a CDS encoding enoyl-CoA hydratase/isomerase family protein — MSEAAGTTFETVLIEEDGPVRIVTLNRPDTMNAFDDDMHHALVGALRDVGRDRTARAIVLTGAGRAFSAGGDIEQFELLADDLEVRRATLRIGRQLFEDLINVHLPVVVAVNGPAVGLGCTLVSACDMVFMSEKSYLSDPHVTVALVAGDGGQVTWPLNTGLLRAKEYLLTGDRVPPHVAVEIGMANRVVTPGSLMPESVAFAQRLAALPWQAVQDTKFVLNQHLRQSAVTALGFGFAAESQSHDTAEYRAVPATFRAQRK; from the coding sequence ATGAGCGAGGCCGCCGGGACGACATTCGAGACCGTGTTGATCGAGGAGGATGGGCCCGTTCGCATCGTGACCCTGAACCGCCCCGACACTATGAACGCGTTCGATGACGATATGCACCACGCCTTGGTTGGCGCATTGCGAGATGTCGGGCGGGATCGCACTGCCCGCGCGATTGTGCTGACCGGAGCCGGCCGCGCGTTCAGCGCCGGTGGTGACATCGAACAGTTCGAATTGTTGGCTGACGACCTGGAGGTCCGCCGGGCGACGCTGCGGATCGGGCGCCAACTATTCGAGGACCTGATCAACGTGCACCTGCCGGTGGTGGTGGCGGTCAACGGTCCTGCCGTCGGTCTGGGGTGCACGCTGGTGTCGGCCTGCGACATGGTCTTCATGTCGGAGAAGTCTTATCTGTCCGACCCGCACGTGACCGTTGCGCTGGTTGCCGGCGACGGGGGCCAAGTGACCTGGCCGTTGAACACCGGCCTGTTGCGCGCCAAGGAGTACTTGCTGACCGGCGACCGGGTGCCGCCGCACGTGGCCGTCGAAATCGGGATGGCGAACAGGGTGGTGACGCCTGGCTCGCTGATGCCCGAATCGGTCGCGTTCGCCCAGCGGCTTGCTGCGTTGCCCTGGCAAGCGGTGCAGGACACGAAATTCGTCCTCAATCAGCACCTGCGCCAGTCCGCCGTCACCGCGCTGGGATTCGGCTTCGCGGCAGAAAGCCAGTCACACGACACCGCCGAATACCGCGCCGTGCCGGCGACATTTCGTGCGCAACGGAAATAG